The stretch of DNA CTCGGTACAGATAGATGCGGGTGGCCGCCGTCAGACCGAGCACGGTGAGTGGCTCCGAAGCGTTTCGACAACGGCGCGGAGTGTGAAGGGATCGAAGCCACGATCCACCTCGATGATGAGCTTGTTGCCTGGAATAATGCTGATTCCCGAGCGGAGTTCGATCCCTCTGCCTGGAATCAACGCCAGAAAACCGGTGCAATGTTGTTGATCCTGGAGTCGGCGGCGCCAGGCATGAAACGGATGCCGATTGATCTGCTTTTCACGGCAAAATTTGGTGATGTTCAAGCCACTTGCTGCCTGGTCTTCGATGATGGTGCGCCAATGGGCTCGTCGTTCCGCTCTGATCATCATATTTTGCCTCCCAGAAAGAAATTTTTCTTTGTGGGAGGCTATCTATAACTCAGGGAATGACGGATGTGAAGATGGGTACACCGGACGCTTACCCTGTAACTCAGAAGTTGAGACGTTTGCATTACTCGACTTTTCTCTTTTGCCCTCATTTTGGGCGCTATTTTTTCATTATTTTGCCTGGAAACGAACGTTTCCGACCCCTGTTTGGCTTTAAAACTGCTCTTTAACAAGCTTTCAGCACCCGAGGCGCCCCCAGGGAGTGTTTCTTTGCGTGATTATTCTGTAATGTTATTAAACTGTTACGGCTACAACCTGTTTTCTGATGCCTAGAACAACTCTTTTGATATTGAAGGCCATGGCCCCGCATAGGTGATCCTAACCCTCCTTGAAAAGAGAGGTAAAGCGGGCCTTGCCCGCCCCGTGGTTTTTTTCGGTGATCCCGAAATACTGCTCGATCTTGTAACGAACTTTGGAGATTTTCTTGTTCCGCTTGATTTCATTCTCTGTAAGGGTCGAGTTAATCTGGTTTTTCCGCATGATGCCGTCACCCATACCGTTCATGATCAGAAAGTCGCGATTGGCCTCCTGCGTTCGACAGCGGTAGGTAAACAAAATTGAAATTCTTAAGTAAAATTGTCAGTATAAGTCCTTGCCTATTTTTTGGCGTTTGCCTACATTTTTAAGGGGTCATTTGGATATGCCGAATGCGTTGCGGTGGAGATATCTTCATTTGTTTCAAGATTTTGACCTGTTCCGGCGTCGGTTCCGTGGTCTGTAAAACCCGTC from Syntrophus gentianae encodes:
- the tnpA gene encoding IS66 family insertion sequence element accessory protein TnpA — encoded protein: MMIRAERRAHWRTIIEDQAASGLNITKFCREKQINRHPFHAWRRRLQDQQHCTGFLALIPGRGIELRSGISIIPGNKLIIEVDRGFDPFTLRAVVETLRSHSPCSV